The DNA region GTCGTCGATATCGGCCGGCTTGAGCGGCCGGTTCGCCGCGTCGGCGCGGTAGTCCGCCAACATCGCGCGCACGACGTCGCGGATGCCCGACAGGCCGCGCTCGACGAGGGAGACGGTGCGCTGGCGGACCTCGGCATCGTGCCCGTGGCGCTTCAGCGTGTCGATGGCATTGAACAGGCCGCCGAGCGGATTGTTGATCTCGTGCGCCATGCCCGAGGCAAGCCGGCCGAGGCTCGCCAGCCGCTCCTCCTCGGCGATCCGCGCGGCGAGGGCTTCGCGCTCGTTCCAGGCCCGGACCATGTCGTTGTACTGGCGGAACAACTGGCCGAACTCGGATCGCGGGCGCGGCAGCTCGGCCCCCGGCACCGGGCCGGTAGCGCCTGCGCGCAAATGGCGGGTCAGAATGCGGACGGGGCGCAACAGGCCGCGGATCAGCGCAAACCCGGCGATCGCCAGAAACAGAGTGATCGCAGCGTTGGTGCCGACCAGCGTCCACAGCACGTGGCGGCGTTCGGCGAATTGCCGCGCCATGTCGAACTCGGCATAGATCGCCCCGATGGTGCGCGACTGATAGACGAGAAGCCGGCGCGCGCCCGCCCGCTCGCTAAGGGGATCGAGCCACGCATCTTCCGTGGCGAAGCGATCGATCATGCTGAGCGGAGCGGGCTTGAAGGCCGGCACCGCCTTCGGATTCGAGGCGGCGAGAACCATGCCGTCGGCGGTGACCACGACGGTTTCAACCACGTTGAGGCTCTGATAGAGCGCACGCCCCCTGTCGAGCGTATCGAAAACCTCCCAGGCATCCTCCCGCAGAACCGCGGGCATGATCGAGGACGACAGGCCATCGAGATGGGCGGCCGCGAGCTCGTCGAGGTGGTGACGCTGCGTCTCGGCGAGGCGCTGGAGCACCTGATTGGTCAGTACCGTGCTGATGGCCACCATCAGCGCGGCCACCAGCAGCGGCACCTTGAGCGCGACAGGCCAGGCTGCCGGCGAGGCGCGCTGCCACCCGGTCATCCGGCGCTCCGGACATGGTCCAGCTTGGCCGCGATGGAGTCGAACAGCGCCACGTCTCCGGGGATGAAGCCGTCGAGCTTCAACAAATCGAGCACCCGTCTGCCATCCTGCTCCGCTCCCATGCGGAGAAACGCCGACGCGAGCGCGTCCGATGGCAGATCGCTTGGCCGGTGGCGCGACGCGGCGATCGGGGGAAAGCCCAGCCATTCCGACCGGCGCAGCACCCGTGTCCCCGCAACAAGATCGGGCTCGACGTTGGCCAGGACATCGTACACGTAGCCGTCGACCGAGCCGCTGCCGGCAAGGCCGGACGCTACCGCGCGCACCACGTTGCGATGGCCGTAAGTGAAAACGGTTCGTCGAAAGAAGGTTTCGGGCCGCATCCTGTCGTCTGCGAGCAGCGCCCGGGTGACGAGGAAGCCGGAATTGCTGTCGGGGTCGGAGAAGGCGTGGACGTCACCTTCCAGGTCCGTAAAGGTGCTTGCCCTCCGGTCGGCGCCGACGATGACGTAGGACTGGTACAGCGGCTGTCCGCGCCACATTGGCACGGACACGAGGTCGAGGCTTTCGCGGTGCCGCACAAACGGATAGCCGCAGATCCAGGCCGCGTCGATCTGGCCGGACACCAGGAGCAGCATGATCTCCTGATAGGTGCGGCGGGTGACGAGTTGCACCTCCCGGTCCCAGGCACGCTCCAGATAGGCGCGCAGGGCAACAAGCAGATCAAGGTCGGATGTCAGGAACACCGGCGTCAGCCCGAACCGGACGAGCC from Blastochloris tepida includes:
- a CDS encoding sensor histidine kinase, with the protein product MTGWQRASPAAWPVALKVPLLVAALMVAISTVLTNQVLQRLAETQRHHLDELAAAHLDGLSSSIMPAVLREDAWEVFDTLDRGRALYQSLNVVETVVVTADGMVLAASNPKAVPAFKPAPLSMIDRFATEDAWLDPLSERAGARRLLVYQSRTIGAIYAEFDMARQFAERRHVLWTLVGTNAAITLFLAIAGFALIRGLLRPVRILTRHLRAGATGPVPGAELPRPRSEFGQLFRQYNDMVRAWNEREALAARIAEEERLASLGRLASGMAHEINNPLGGLFNAIDTLKRHGHDAEVRQRTVSLVERGLSGIRDVVRAMLADYRADAANRPLKPADIDDLRLLIEPELVRRDLDLDWRNELVEDVPVPAGAIRQAVLNLLLNACHASPEKGRIGLEATHTGTGLVIAVADDGPGLDPARARYLQEPTLAAAPRPGERGLGLWIVRRLVLAAGGKLSVERPASGGTLIRITVPTLTPEALSHAA
- a CDS encoding PhnD/SsuA/transferrin family substrate-binding protein, with the protein product MDSASRPGVGRAPSSGAGFCRRVIVRGVAACAAAALMPQPLAAQQRLVRFGLTPVFLTSDLDLLVALRAYLERAWDREVQLVTRRTYQEIMLLLVSGQIDAAWICGYPFVRHRESLDLVSVPMWRGQPLYQSYVIVGADRRASTFTDLEGDVHAFSDPDSNSGFLVTRALLADDRMRPETFFRRTVFTYGHRNVVRAVASGLAGSGSVDGYVYDVLANVEPDLVAGTRVLRRSEWLGFPPIAASRHRPSDLPSDALASAFLRMGAEQDGRRVLDLLKLDGFIPGDVALFDSIAAKLDHVRSAG